The window gacactattggtatttgtcaaagactcgtcttcacagttggtatatctcaacatatgcataaaataaaaaacctgtgaaaatttgagctcaattgggtgCCAGTAATATCACTTTGTGTatataccaacatatgcataaaataccaaacctgtaaaaaatttggGCTTAAGTGGTCATCGAatataatgtaagaaaaaacacccatcaAGGCACTGGATCACCACGTAAAGGCACTGGtgtctttgataattgtcaaagaccagtcttcttacttgatgtatcttaacacaaataaacaaacctgtgaaaatttgaactcaattggtcgtcgaagttgcgagagataattggagaaaaaaaaaccttgtggcacaagttgtgtgctttcagattgaattCAAAGGTCATGAATTCAATTCATTGAGTGAGAAATGTACTCTTTTCctaaaaaaatacgttactttattggtcatcaaattgaGTGTCCAGTGCTTCTGTTCTAGCATTTCTCCCGGTCAAGGAGATTGTGGGTTGATTGTGAGTCATTTTTACTCTCTAGGAATGGCACAGACTTCGAATGGAATCGGAGTCAGCGTGAGGCCGTTGACAGCTTCGAAAGATAAAGGTTGAGATTCATCGGGTTTCTTGAAGGAAAACTGATGCAGTAAATGTGAGAAGAAGATGAACAGCTCCATCTTGGCAAGTTGCTCTCCTAGACACACCCGGCGACCTGCAAGGGAAACAAGAACAATACCAAATTAAGTTGGtatcaaaatgttcacaaggctaattATAAAAGGATTATTTCCGAAGAAACCATCTTTGGCAAAGTCTTGTGCTCCGtaattgagttttgttttgtctacTGGGCTTTCCCCGATGTTCAATCAAtgcaaatattatttgctgatgGGATAACATTGGATTGTTCGAGCTGAAAATTTACCTGAAGCAAAAGGCAGATGCTCCTCCCTTGGCTTCAAGGAACCAGCTTCGTCAATAAATCTCTCCGGTTTAAATTCTTCTGGAGAGGACCAGATGGATGGATCGCGACTTACGGCCCAAAGATTCGTAAGAAGCCGTGTCCCCTCGGGGATATCGAAGCCGAGTAGGTTGGTGTCCTTGGAGAACATGTGGGTAACGCCAAGAGCCGCAATGGACGCCAGACGCTGCACCTCAAGGATGGTCGCCTCAGTGTATGGCAGCTGAGGTTTGTCTGCGAGGCGTGGAAGACGATTTCTACCCACGCTGTCATCTATTTCCTGCTGTATCTTTGCTTGTACCTTAGGGTAGGCCACCATGTACAGCAAAGCCCAGCGGAGGGTGGTTGATGAAGTCTCTGTTCCGGCTGTAAAGAGGTCAAAACACGTCAGCAACATGTTGTTTTTGGTAATGTAACTCTTTATATTCTTAGTCTCGTTGTCGTGGATCTCTCTGAGGAAGACATCGATGAAATCTTTCGGGTTGTCGACATCTAAATTGCTTTGGTGGTTTTCCACGCTTTCCCGGAGGAACTCGATAATCGAGCGTGTGCTACTTTCTATATCCTTGAAAGTTGACGTGAAGGACAGATATTCCATGATGGGTAGGTACGTGTAAACGTCTCCACCTTCACACATTTCAAAGATACGGGTAATTGACTTCAGCAGTTGCTGGAACTTTGGATCAGCGTAGTCGAATCTTTTACCAAGGGTAACAGAGCAGATGACATTCGAGACAGCATTACCTAACAAATGAGCTGGATTGAATGGGTTCCCCTCGTGTTCCTTGATGCCGTTGATGAGGCATCCTGCCTCGGTAGCGATGGCGTCCTCGAAGCTTGACCTCCACACGCCCAACCCTCTCAGTACTGACAGACAAAACTTCCTCTGCTGAGACCAGCTGTCACCAGAAGCGGTACCTACACCTGATAAGAACGAAAAAATACGACTTTGTAAATGTTATTAATTctggtttttacccacacaccgatgtgtgaagcactgtatactcagtactttcccgagtcctgggAAATAATATCACCGGCatattcgggtgggattcgaacccacgacccttgcaattctatagcaatgtcttaccaaatagactaccaagattgcccggtaactagaggcagttcaaatcctatgttatgacagcgggtaccgcaacgatataattttataatagatgttaaatttgcaccggccaaaagaatatgtatatatatatttttgtgccCATACACCGATGAGTGTCAGCACTACCCACAGTACTTTCCCGATACCTGGGAACGAATATCACACAGGTAGGGTTCGAACACACGACCCTTCCAACGCTCGAGCAGTGTCTTAAATGGTACATAACGGTTTTGGTctatgcaatttttgtttttaataagtatATTTATTTGCGATCATTCACGGCAAATCTGTAATACTTAACGGAAATCTTTCGGTAAATTTGTGCCGTTGCAAATATTTACGTTTAATTCGCAACACGCCAGATATCGTGCAAGGaatttgttcaaataaatattatttctttgttcgCTGACACTGAGGTATGTttggaaattattattaaatcttaCTCAGTGCATCAGGATCATCTGTCATTTTCTTGAAGAAGCGTGTGGGTGCACGGTCTGCAGTGTTGGGGTGACTCAGAGCCTCCTTGATGGAAGCGAAGCTGTTGACGACCACCACCAATGTACCGCCTAGATTCATACTAAACACCGGTCCGTAGGTCTTAGCCAGTCGGGTTAAGTTCTTGTACTCGTCCCCGGCTGAGATGAGATTTGGGAGGTAGCCAAGAAGGGGCCATCCAGTCGGGCCGGGAGGAAGGTTCCTCGGCCGTCGGTAAAACCATGTAGCTATGAAGAGAGCTATCAACCCAACCAGTACTGACTTGACAGTCAATGAGCTACAAATCCCAAGTAGAAATGccatgtttttctgtgtaattcAGACCTAGCAGTTGTCTAAAGGTATACACCTGTGCACCACCCCTGTGAAGATAACCGCTTTACTACGGATAATTTTCTTCACCCATGGCTCATTTACCAAGGATCTATTTGTATAGCACCAGGGGTAGACTATAAGCTACGACAAAGCAGATTGTAGTTCACAGCAGACCATGAGCAGACATTCGTACCTGGTGGTACCATGGGGTACCCAGTCGCCTTCATTGTTGATGGGTCACAGGTCAACACGAACATACAACAAAGTCAATAATCGCGGTGgttgcattcgattagcttccctttgACCCCTcggtgctcactcaggtgagcccctgacaagagctaatcgaacgataacactcgccctctcgtggtgacgtcatacACCTGGGGCCATCCCCCAAGTGAcacactccacaagcagggaacTTGGGGATGACCCGGGGGATCtcctggaatgatgtcaaagctattcgaacgtaccgggggcagaccggggtccacccagggaagctaatcgaacgcacccattaataCATCGATGCCTAAATTTCTTctggcgccctctattgaatctTCCCCCTCCAGACAGATTTCCCTAGGACAGTCGAGTTCACAAAGAATTTAGGACTCAGTCCCAACTAACAGCTCCAAAATTAATAGTCGTAGGAGATTAAAAACTTCAGGCTGGTTTTGTATTGCAAAAGCTTCGTCGACCCTTGTGTTAttaaattgctcaaaataatcgttggcataaaaactttccCCTTGGTAACGAGCCAAAATGAAAGACtgaaagattttttattttgttggcgTTAGATGTCATCTTAGTCTAGTAACAGTCTCATTCTTTTTGGTTAAGTGctggttgattgtttgttgttttgactGCTTGTTATACTTGCGCATCACTTAAAGGGtgattatgtactttttcctaacaaaaatcacaatgtccacagatttacattaaacctacacagtttgaagattatcatagtagaaagcttcccttgaaattttacttacttaggtgctgtagtttttgagaaatgggtaaaaagtaataattttcgtctcagggtAACCAGTATGGTTTTGGCATAATATCATAAcaggttaaggggattttacatgctaaaataatgttggtctcatgaggtagaccaaaatgattttgtgacttgttttactcatttctcaaaaactacacaacctatAGTTtattcgaagggaagctttccactaccattatcttaaaaccctgtaagtttaatgtaaatctgtggacattttgaaaaagtacccgtaTCCTTtaattatgtactttttcctaacaaaaaacacaatgtccatagatttacattaaacttacacagtttgaaggttatgatagtagaaagcttcccttgaaattctacttactgaggtgctgtagtttttgagaaatgagtaaaagtaataattttcgtctcagttttagcatgtaaaaacgtgataaccagttatgctatggttttggtttaatatcataactggttaaggggattttacatgctaaaataaatttggtctcatgagaccaacattattttgtgacttgttttactcatactcaaaaactacacaaccttagttagtaatatttgaagggaaactttccagtatcattatctttaaaccgtgtaagtttaatgtaaatctgcatgtggacattttgaaaaagtacccgaatcctttaaagtaggaaaaattgtgtttttgaagaCGAACAAaatgtagaagaaaaaaaaaaaaaaaaaaaaaaaagatgaggcttcaaaaaaggatgaggaaGGGTATTCTTTTTAATGTGTCCTAATGATAAAGAGCATGATGACATTTTGCTATCATTTTGCCATTATTTATATAGTGCTACATCCGCAACATATTAAGACGCTTCAGAGAAAGGTGATTAAAACTGTTAACCAAGaagcaaaacaatatataaTATTACTATCAAAAAACGCGAAAAGTAGGatcaaaatacaaatacaacagCTTCATGAAAAACCAACAAAACCCTTACACAGTTCCCTGGTGATCTTATCTTCTCTTTATCTCTCATGGCAACTTGTTGTGGTTGTTATGGTcgttgtcttaaagacactggacactattggtatttgtcaaagactcgtcttcacagttggtatatctcaacatatgcataaaataaaaaacctgtgaaaatttgagctcaattgggtgCCAGTAATATCACTTTGTGTatataccaacatatgcataaaataccaaacctgtaaaaaatttggGCTTAAGTGGTCATCGAatataatgtaagaaaaaacacccatcaAGGCACTGGATCACCACGTAAAGGCACTGGtgtctttgataattgtcaaagaccagtcttcttacttgatgtatcttaacacaaataaacaaacctgtgaaaatttgaactcaattggtcgtcgaagttgcgagagataattggagaaaaaaaaccttgtggcacaagttgtgtgctttcagattgaattCAAAGGTCATGAATTCAATTCATTGAGTGAGAAATGTACTCTTTTCctaaaaaaatacgttacttttattggtcatcaaattgaGTGTCCAGTGCTTCTGTTCTAGCATTTCTCCCGGTCAAGGAGATTGTGGGTTGATTGTGAGTCATTTTTACTCTCTAGGAATGGCACAGACTTCGAATGGAATCGGAGTCAGCGTGAGGCCGTTGACAGCTTCGAAAGATAAAGGTTGAGATTCATCGGGTTTCTTGAAGGAAAACTGATGCAGTAAATGTGAGAAGAAGATGAACAGCTCCATCTTGGCAAGTTGCTCTCCTAGACACACCCGGCGACCTGCAAGGGAAACAAGAACAATACCAAATTAAGTTGGtatcaaaatgttcacaaggctaattATAAAAGGATTATTTCCGAAGAACCATCTTTGGCAAAGTCTTGTGCTCCGtaattgagttttgttttgtctacTGGGCTTTCCCCGATGTTCAATCAAtgcaaatattatttgctgatgGGATAACATTGGATTGTTCGAGCTGAAAATTTACCTGAAGCAAAAGGCAGATGCTCCTCCCTTGGCTTCAAGGAACCAGCTTCGTCAATAAATCTCTCCGGTTTAAATTCTTCTGGAGAGGACCAGATGGATGGATCGCGACTTACGGCCCAAAGATTCGTAAGAAGCCGTGTCCCCTCGGGGATATCGAAGCCGAGTAGGTTGGTGTCCTTGGAGAACATGTGGGTAACGCCAAGAGCCGCAATGGACGCCAGACGCTGCACCTCAAGGATGGTCGCCTCAGTGTATGGCAGCTGAGGTTTGTCTGCGAGGCGTGGAAGACGATTTCTACCCACGCTGTCATCTATTTCCTGCTGTATCTTTGCTTGTACCTTAGGGTAGGCCACCATGTACAGCAAAGCCCAGCGGAGGGTGGTTGATGAAGTCTCTGTTCCGGCTGTAAAGAGGTCAAAACACGTCAGCAACATGTTGTTTTTGGTAATGTAACTCTTTATATTCTTAGTCTCGTTGTCGTGGATCTCTCTGAGGAAGACATCGATGAAATCTTTCGGGTTGTCGACATCTAATTGCTTTGGTGGTTTTCCACGCTTTCCCGGAGGAACTCGATAATCGAGCGTGTGCTACTTTCTATATCCTTGAAAGTTGACGTGAAGGACAGATATTCCATGATGGGTAGGTACGTGTAAACGTCTCCACCTTCACACATTTCAAAGATACGGGTAATTGACTTCAGCAGTTGCTGGAACTTTGGATCAGCGTAGTCGAATCTTTTACCAAGGGTAACAGAGCAGATGACATTCGAGACAGCATTACCTAACAAATGAGCTGGATTGAATGGGTTCCCCTCGTGTTCCTTGATGCCGTTGATGAGGCATCCTGCCTCGGTAGCGATGGCGTCCTCGAAGCTTGACCTCCACACGCCCAACCCTCTCAGTACTGACAGACAAAACTTCCTCTGCTGAGACCAGCTGTCACCAGAAGCGGTACCTACACCTGATAAGAACGAAAAAATACGACTTTGTAAATGTTATTAATTctggtttttacccacacaccgatgtgtgaagcactgtatactcagtactttcccgagtcctgggAAATAATATCACCGGCatattcgggtgggattcgaacccacgacccttgcaattctatagcaatgtcttaccaaatag of the Asterias rubens chromosome 3, eAstRub1.3, whole genome shotgun sequence genome contains:
- the LOC117288601 gene encoding cytochrome P450 2J6-like; the encoded protein is MAFLLGICSSLTVKSVLVGLIALFIATWFYRRPRNLPPGPTGWPLLGYLPNLISAGDEYKNLTRLAKTYGPVFSMNLGGTLVVVVNSFASIKEALSHPNTADRAPTRFFKKMTDDPDALSVGTASGDSWSQQRKFCLSVLRGLGVWRSSFEDAIATEAGCLINGIKEHEGNPFNPAHLLGNAVSNVICSVTLGKRFDYADPKFQQLLKSITRIFEMCEGGDVYTYLPIMEYLSFTSTFKDIESSTRSIIEFLRESVENHQSNLDVDNPKDFIDVFLREIHDNETKNIKSYITKNNMLLTCFDLFTAGTETSSTTLRWALLYMVAYPKVQAKIQQEIDDSVGRNRLPRLADKPQLPYTEATILEVQRLASIAALGVTHMFSKDTNLLGFDIPEGTRLLTNLWAVSRDPSIWSSPEEFKPERFIDEAGSLKPREEHLPFASGRRVCLGEQLAKMELFIFFSHLLHQFSFKKPDESQPLSFEAVNGLTLTPIPFEVCAIPRE